The genome window GTCACTCTGATCTTAAACGTGAGTCTCGGCAGAAACGTTATTTTATTATTATACAATATTTTGGGAGTGTATCGCTGCGGCGACGGTGGTGTACAGCGTTGGTGTACTGCTGCTAAATGAATATACACAGAAATATTTTTGTGGGGACAATACCTTGGAGTAGGTGATTTCTGTTCCTCACACAGAGCACAGTGAGGAACTTGACCTCATCTGTTCCCCAACGAGCCTCCCCAGCCTCGTAGATATCCTGAAAACCCACAGCAAAAGTACTTCACAAACCCAAACAGAAAATCTCCCAACACTGACTGTTTTGGGACATATTTGATGTGAGATTAGGTTTTTAAAAAACTATGTCTAAAGTTGATCTTACTGTTCATCTTCCTAACCGTGGGGTGATCCTGATACCCCAGCATGTGCTACTATGCGAGATAGACAGAGCCAGGTCACCTCCTCTCTGGGTCCATATTCTCACCTTAGCATCCTTCACAGCCTGGGCCTCATCCACAGTGTTGCTCTCATCTCGCCCCGCCTGTCAGTCACAGGACAgacacagaggccatgttagcaAAGAGTCAGACAATGACATGACCATTACCTGGCCATAAGAGGCCTCTAAAAACTACAAACATCCATTATGTGTTAAATTGTACCCAAGTGATGAAGTGAAGGGGGAGTGACTATTTCCTTTACAACAATTCATGTACTGTAGATCGGTTGGCTTTCCTTTGATTGTTGGAATATGAAGGTCAACCAGGTGTGTATTCAGAGAGGTCAATATTGTAACGGTCTATCCTCACCGTGAGCAAAGAGACCAGAACCCTCTGGAACATTCCGGAAGTATCACCATCGATATCTTCCTCCAGGTTCTTTTCATAATCTGCCATCACACACGATTTAAGCAAAAAGTAGGAGTTAAGAATGACCTTAGACCCAGTGATCGGACTCTGCAATTATAACACACAACACTTGAAACGGTTCGTGAACACCCTGTCAAAAGCTATGGCAGGCAACAAAAGTTGAATATTGCTCTATAGAAGACACTAATAAATCATTCATATCATGCATTGTGTTCACGTTATGTGATTCATTGTTTGTCCGTACACTCTCAAGAGGGCGAGACACTGATATCCTAGATCAGATTTCCTCTTCATATACAGTGATCAATACTAAAGTATCAACTTGTACCATACACCGTATGCGATACCTCTTCTACAGATGGAGATTCAATACATGGCACAGACAGAATGTGTACTGTGTAGCTACTACCTTTGACGTACGCCGCTGTTATGGCTCTAATTTCAGCGTTCGTCCTTGAGGCCAGGATATCAATGAGAGCAGCCTCCTCTGTTCCAGCACCCTAGCATTCAGTAAAATAGAGATGTGGAGAGCTATGTAAGTACCTCAAAGAGTAGTGTGATGCAACACATTTATGGATTGTGGATGAGGTGAACAGCCCAATACAATGTCAATAGCTCGAAGAAGTGCAGTATTGAAAAGTGTTACATCAATCCCCACTGTGATGGTGTCCCTAGCAGTGATAACCTCTGACCTTCATAGCGTTCCTCAGCTCGTAGGCATCATACACAGGAGCGGTCATCAGGAGGCCCAGCACCACGTTCTCAAAGTTCCCCGTCAGCTCTCCCTTCAGATCATCTGTCAGGTcctacagggacagagagacagacatttaAATGGGTCCCGATTGACACAATCTCCTGCCTAGTAAGCAAGTAAGCATACACTACTTCTCTCATACACTCATATCTCAGAGGTGATAAACAAGGCCTTCAAAATGTTTCATCTGTCAGACTAAATGCTTCAGACATTCCAGATACAAGTCTGCTTCCAGAAGGGCGTGGCTGCAAAAGAGCTGTACACAGAAGGTTTGTAGTGGACACATTTAGCTTCTTCATGAGCCTGCCTGTGGGTGTCCCCGTGCACTGTATGACTCACTGTTTCTGACCAGGAGGATTCCACTAGCAATCTTTGTCCTTCCCTGTGGCAAGCTTCCTCATTCATGGGACCTTTTAGATAACTTTATCAATGATTTATTGTATGCCAGACTGTGTCAGCTCCTATCTAACAGTGTCAATAGAGTAGACATTGATCAGACTTCCCTTTTAGTTTTAAATGCCGAGTTTAGTTATCGTTTAACATGGGGCCTGTCATTCTATAAACTCCCTACTTCACTTAAACACAAAGTGCAGTATCCTGACTGACATTGGCCTTCATTTAAAATCAGGTTAACCTCAACCCTCATGAGCGAGAGGTCTTTCCACCTAACCTGTGATGGTAGACAAGCTTCTCTCTATTCTCTGAAACACATAACCATCTTTGTGTAAGAGTTAATGATCAACCTGAGGCACCAACTGTCAGCACAATGTTACCATTAACACCAGACACCACCACAcccagaaaaacacacacacaaagccacaAACCAGAAGGGTATACTATAACACATCATCAATAAGTTAGCCAGCTAAAATTGGATAAATAGCCAGAAATATTTGTTGATTTTCCCACTTAATTAAGAAAGCTAAACATAGATATGTGTTTGTGgttgttgagtcaattagagAATGCCCGTTTCAAGCTTATCTTTCTAAAAAAATTAAAAGTTATTTTAGAATATTTAGggcagttagctggctaactccatgatcctgctttgtagtatatcCTTCCATGACTGATCACATGATAAATATAACCATTTACACAACCCCTGCACTCTCCTGTCACTATAAACTATTAAATACCCCCCCTTACTGGAGCTGGTGGTGTTTAGCTTTTGGAACGTTTTGAGAATAgtctggtcctgtgtggctcagttggtagagcatggtgtttgcaacgccagggttgtggattcgattcccacgggggaccagtacaaaaaaaaggtgtgaaatgtatgcagtcactactgtaagtcgctctggataagagcgtctgactaaaatgtaaatgtagtaactaaaaaaatatataattcaaaCTGTGATATGAGAAATGTAATAAGACAGGCATAAGTCAGTAGAACACTTACCTTCCCCACGGTCTGCTTGTAAGCCTCCTTGATGCGTTGCCTCTGAGCAATGGTACGACGTGCCAGGACCTCAATGACAGCTGCCTCATCCGTGCCTATAAGAAACCATCACAGGGTTACATTACTGTATACCTTCACATTATACTGATCCATTAGGTAAAATAACTTACTGTTGACAAAACAGCATCAATCACCATTGAAATATCCTAAATATCGCCCCGATATCACACAGTTACAAAGAACTCAGCCAGATTTCAACCTGAATGTTGAACAGACACACTTCCGGCTTCCAAGCTCCTCTCTCACCCTGGAAAAACCCGGGTCCTACAGGCACAGTTGGTTCTCAGTGTATCTGCCATCTGGTTCTAATGCGTCGCACACTAGAGTCAGGTGAAACCTATTACGTC of Salmo salar chromosome ssa01, Ssal_v3.1, whole genome shotgun sequence contains these proteins:
- the anxa4 gene encoding annexin A4; amino-acid sequence: MAAIGNRGTVTEAAGFKVEEDVNRLRGAMKGAGTDEAAVIEVLARRTIAQRQRIKEAYKQTVGKDLTDDLKGELTGNFENVVLGLLMTAPVYDAYELRNAMKGAGTEEAALIDILASRTNAEIRAITAAYVKDYEKNLEEDIDGDTSGMFQRVLVSLLTAGRDESNTVDEAQAVKDAKDIYEAGEARWGTDEVKFLTVLCVRNRNHLLQVFKEYQKISGRDIEDSIKREMSGSLENVFLAIVKCLKNKPAFFAERLYKSMKGLGTTDSVLIRIMVARAEIDMLDIKTEFLKAYGKTLHSFIKGDTSGDYRKILLELCGE